In Danaus plexippus chromosome 14, MEX_DaPlex, whole genome shotgun sequence, a single genomic region encodes these proteins:
- the LOC116769620 gene encoding nucleolin-like, with protein MADAAIEKKDAAPEEVSSTEAAKESPVKKSPAKKVAEPESNGKEENGSGDAPEETPAENGDEDSNDAVENGDAVEEKKEAGVKRKSVATDNGESEKTTPEKKSKVVEEAPPAEEEAA; from the exons ATGGCAGACGCAGCTATTGAAAAGAA AGATGCCGCGCCCGAGGAAGTTTCCTCGACTGAGGCGGCAAAAGAATCGCCAGTGAAGAAATCTCCCGCCAAAAAGGTTGCGGAGCCTGAGAGCAACGGTAAGGAAGAGAATGGCAGCGGAGACGCGCCCGAAGAGACACCAGCTGAAAATGGAGACGAAGACAGCAATGACGCTGTTGAAAATGGTGATGCCGTCG AAGAAAAGAAGGAAGCCGGTGTCAAGAGGAAATCTGTAGCGACAGACAATGGTGAGTCTGAAAAGACCACACCAGAGAAGAAGTCGAAAGTGGTCGAAGAGGCTCCACCCGCCGAGGAAGAGGCGGCCTAA